The following coding sequences are from one Pyxidicoccus xibeiensis window:
- a CDS encoding esterase/lipase family protein: MAMNHRIYLVPGFFGFTHLGDKETERLSYFQHVKEWLEQRFVARNIAGVQVELLASAPTSSLEARAFSVLQEMAGTANEDDAELHLVGHSTGGLDARSVASLRGSSKAPAFVRRVRSVVTLATPHYGTPLASFFHQGDVGQTLLRYLWLVTFFTLNHKDMPLRTAVLQALHWSSRHSRRLNFPPNVFDEIARVVGQLSEHEREELNRFFGQIGKDQALIRDLTPRVVRKFNQDTPDAEGVRYGSIITGAPPPPGALRRLFFSRLLPPDSIIYGIFALLYERSAPLAPELELPERTPEQTQALRAAFGEKFEAWSDGIVPSRSQVWGRVLHVATADHLDVTGHFDQPDKYISWLKSGSRFNEQHFHEVWEHVADFTAGGQRAPSPGPHARPLSLS, encoded by the coding sequence ATGGCGATGAATCACCGCATCTACCTTGTTCCCGGCTTCTTCGGCTTCACCCACCTGGGCGACAAGGAAACAGAGCGACTCTCCTACTTCCAGCACGTCAAGGAGTGGCTCGAGCAGCGGTTCGTGGCTCGCAACATCGCGGGCGTGCAGGTGGAGCTCCTGGCCTCCGCCCCCACCTCCTCGCTCGAGGCGCGTGCGTTCAGCGTGCTCCAGGAGATGGCCGGGACCGCGAATGAGGACGACGCGGAGCTCCACCTCGTCGGGCACTCCACCGGGGGGCTGGACGCGCGGAGCGTGGCCTCGCTGCGCGGGAGCTCGAAGGCCCCGGCCTTCGTGCGGCGCGTGCGCTCGGTCGTGACGCTTGCCACCCCTCACTACGGCACCCCGCTGGCGAGCTTCTTCCACCAGGGCGACGTGGGGCAGACCCTGCTGCGCTACCTGTGGCTCGTCACCTTCTTCACCCTGAACCACAAGGACATGCCCCTCAGGACCGCGGTGCTCCAGGCGCTCCACTGGAGCAGCCGGCACAGCAGGCGGTTGAACTTCCCCCCCAACGTCTTCGACGAGATTGCCAGGGTGGTGGGCCAGCTCTCCGAGCACGAGCGCGAGGAGCTCAATCGGTTCTTTGGCCAGATTGGGAAGGACCAGGCGCTGATTCGAGACCTCACGCCGCGCGTGGTCCGGAAGTTCAACCAGGACACGCCAGACGCGGAGGGCGTGCGCTACGGCTCCATCATCACCGGCGCACCGCCTCCGCCTGGAGCGTTGCGGCGGCTGTTCTTCAGCAGGCTGCTGCCTCCAGACTCCATCATCTACGGCATCTTCGCCCTGCTGTATGAGCGGAGCGCGCCCCTCGCCCCCGAGCTGGAGCTCCCCGAGCGCACGCCCGAGCAGACCCAGGCCCTCCGGGCCGCCTTCGGGGAGAAGTTCGAGGCCTGGAGCGACGGCATCGTCCCGAGCCGCTCACAGGTCTGGGGAAGGGTCCTCCACGTTGCGACCGCCGACCACCTCGACGTCACGGGCCACTTCGACCAGCCCGACAAGTACATCAGCTGGCTCAAGTCTGGCTCCCGCTTCAATGAGCAGCACTTCCACGAGGTGTGGGAGCACGTCGCCGACTTCACGGCGGGTGGGCAGCGAGCACCGTCGCCCGGGCCACACGCGCGGCCGCTGAGCCTCTCCTGA
- a CDS encoding OmpA family protein, translated as MSFLTLLVRLFSSKDLPLRESARTCVLIAALTAASASGQTLSSPLVAFDAERLRLSAAATDSLLVDSGRLLSEGGYRLSLLANYERGILVLEGTDGVSRSILHYRTSAWLMGAWSPVDRLELSARLPVIISQGGHGARMLAGVAEPASSGLGTPEVGARYSVLRREEGAPVSLAVGLDVGLPGGRASAFGRQEHWAGFQFLPRVSFGREVGMFALGASVGARVRSKEVEPGREVGTELEQGLMVATRGDGLRGELALQVAESLVEPDVAVELLGGVRLPIGHGFELNALAGHGFTDIPGTPSWRAGLGIAWAHNPPSEDVCQGGRKHTPEQCPDSDDDGDTVSNKEDRCPLEAGSPDNEGCPDKDSDGDGVVDRQDRCPNEAGTPEHDGCPAPDSDGDGVPDASDRCPDEKGTAENQGCPAVKDTDGDGVPDASDRCPDEKGTAENQGCPAVKDTDGDGVPDASDRCPDEKGTAENQGCPAVKDTDGDGEPDASDRCPDEPGVAARQGCPEPVSPPPAAEEPLSLSDRKLIFPVGRSEIQEDGARMLDELVGLLKARPGVSIRIEGHTDNTGPEELNRTLSQERAEAVRAYLIQRGIAGSRLEARGYGPSRPFASNDTPEGRSENRRVEFIVKD; from the coding sequence GTGAGCTTCCTGACTCTCCTCGTTCGACTCTTCAGCTCGAAGGACCTTCCCTTGCGTGAATCGGCACGGACCTGTGTGCTCATCGCGGCGCTGACCGCGGCCAGTGCCTCGGGGCAGACGCTCTCCAGCCCCCTGGTTGCGTTCGACGCGGAGCGCCTGCGCCTCAGCGCCGCCGCGACGGACTCGCTGCTGGTGGACTCGGGGCGGCTGCTCTCGGAGGGCGGCTATCGCCTGAGCCTGCTGGCCAACTATGAGCGCGGCATCCTGGTGCTGGAGGGCACCGATGGGGTCAGCCGCTCCATCCTGCACTACCGGACGTCGGCCTGGCTGATGGGGGCATGGTCTCCGGTGGACCGCCTGGAGCTGTCCGCCCGGCTGCCGGTCATCATCTCCCAGGGTGGCCACGGCGCGCGGATGCTGGCCGGTGTCGCCGAGCCTGCGTCCTCGGGGCTCGGGACGCCCGAGGTGGGAGCGCGCTACTCGGTGCTGCGGCGTGAGGAAGGAGCGCCGGTGTCGCTCGCGGTGGGGCTCGACGTGGGGCTTCCGGGCGGACGGGCGAGTGCGTTCGGCCGGCAGGAGCACTGGGCCGGGTTCCAGTTCCTGCCCCGCGTCTCGTTCGGGCGCGAGGTGGGGATGTTCGCGCTGGGCGCCAGCGTGGGCGCGCGGGTGAGGTCGAAGGAAGTCGAGCCGGGCCGCGAGGTGGGCACCGAGCTCGAGCAGGGGCTGATGGTGGCCACCCGAGGTGACGGTCTTCGCGGCGAGCTGGCCCTGCAGGTGGCGGAGTCACTGGTGGAGCCGGACGTGGCGGTGGAGCTGCTCGGCGGTGTGCGGCTGCCCATCGGCCATGGCTTCGAGCTGAACGCGCTCGCCGGCCATGGCTTCACCGACATCCCGGGGACGCCCTCGTGGCGGGCGGGGCTGGGAATCGCCTGGGCCCACAACCCTCCGTCCGAGGACGTCTGCCAGGGCGGACGGAAGCACACGCCCGAGCAGTGCCCCGACTCCGATGATGACGGGGACACCGTGTCCAACAAGGAGGACCGCTGTCCGCTGGAGGCGGGGTCGCCGGACAACGAGGGCTGCCCGGACAAGGACTCGGATGGAGATGGCGTCGTCGACCGTCAGGACCGCTGCCCGAACGAGGCGGGGACGCCGGAGCACGACGGTTGCCCGGCGCCGGACTCGGACGGCGACGGTGTGCCGGACGCCTCGGACCGCTGCCCCGACGAGAAGGGCACCGCGGAGAACCAGGGCTGCCCGGCCGTGAAGGACACGGATGGCGACGGCGTGCCGGATGCCTCGGACCGATGCCCTGACGAGAAGGGCACCGCGGAGAACCAGGGCTGCCCGGCCGTGAAGGACACGGATGGTGATGGCGTACCGGATGCCTCGGACCGCTGCCCTGACGAGAAGGGCACCGCGGAGAACCAGGGCTGCCCGGCCGTGAAGGACACGGACGGCGACGGCGAGCCGGATGCCTCGGACCGCTGCCCGGACGAGCCGGGAGTGGCGGCCCGGCAGGGCTGCCCCGAACCTGTCTCGCCTCCTCCCGCGGCGGAGGAGCCGCTCTCCCTGTCGGACCGCAAGCTCATCTTCCCGGTGGGCCGCTCCGAGATTCAGGAAGACGGCGCGCGCATGCTGGATGAGCTGGTCGGGCTCCTGAAAGCGCGGCCCGGTGTCTCGATTCGCATCGAGGGCCACACGGACAACACGGGACCGGAAGAGCTCAATCGCACGCTGAGCCAGGAGCGCGCGGAGGCGGTGCGGGCCTACCTCATCCAGCGAGGCATCGCCGGCTCTCGCCTCGAGGCCCGGGGCTACGGCCCGTCGCGCCCCTTCGCCTCGAACGACACGCCAGAGGGCCGAAGCGAGAACCGCCGCGTGGAGTTCATCGTCAAGGACTGA
- a CDS encoding kelch repeat-containing protein, giving the protein MQPGRVSGRLVFVLLCGVFVLGCEQKSALPSSEEAVSLARAYFPELAADVTASPGAALAPASTAQARALTAQVTGSGSLTLTTRGLTFQVEQTPGPGDAPALRHERAVAFAGERHFWFPVGASTEVGQGWRTSRLEEAWVVDGVEGLHRAQYHVALPPSVRRLHDAGEYVEFLDAQGRPVLRFHPSEVRDARGQSRRGGVRLSGVRETPRANVFEAEGARVGLVTEVSLEGLTAPLVVDPGWSSTAGMATPRAQHASLLLPDGDLLVAGGVNRTGFVTTAERFDPETGTWASAASPGIQGNITVGVLLPTGRAFILTDGSQTARVYDAATNTWSPTLAMSASRTLPTATLLPSGQVLVAGGSNLNTAELYDAATNTFTATGAMSVVHRAHTATLLRDGRVLVASGFNGAGEVPDAELYDPAAGTWSLAAPPLVPRHYATATLLPDGRVLLAGGFTSTGVTTHAELYDPAANTWTATGALLHPRNGHSATLLPDGRVLVQGGSDGARNAQPVSELYDPATGTWAAAGSLAVARENAGATLLTTGQVLVNGGYASNPTLTFFANVELYEASSDRVSPAGNLASGRGSAAVLLPSGQVLVAGGRGAGGVLGTAERYTRASNTWAPAAALATARERATLSLLPSGRVLAVGGGNGVGPLASAEQYDAVADAWTSAGTMTTARDGHTATVLGSGRVLVVGGAGTGAAELYDPAANAWSSAASAATPRSRHAAVLLPDGRVLVAGGENGGALLASAELYDPATNTWAPAAGLAQGRASLTLTLLPSGRVLAAAGTSLAAELTSAEVYDPVSNTWAPAGALAGPRALHSAALLPSGRVLVAGGQGPGGTALATAELYDSATNTWRPASGLAAGRQGFATVVLPSNEVLAVGGQGAGGAWLASAELYEDTAAQPARRPVVTGLDTVLRACSARLTGTLFWGVSGASSGDYKDSATNFPLVRLQAAEGRRLWTLPGTEMSATSVTVTIPASATPGAYVLSVFANAIGSGRMVTVVENTAPVARDLTVSTPEGVPVNLSLVATDADAGQPLSFVIVTPPAHGTLSGTPPSVTYTPNPGYLGPDSFTFRARDCGLDSNVATVTLGVSGDETPPDLTCPEDVRVSSNTPDGAIVTYELPEPTDPVSPPTVTASPESGSRFPYGVTRVTVTATDASGNAAQCTFDVTVQAQVVKIAGGSCQAAGGGANAALVVLSLLAMWAGHRRRRERGAP; this is encoded by the coding sequence ATGCAGCCTGGTCGCGTCTCGGGACGCCTTGTCTTCGTGTTGCTCTGCGGTGTCTTCGTCCTCGGCTGCGAGCAGAAGAGCGCCCTGCCCTCCTCGGAGGAGGCCGTCTCCCTGGCGCGGGCCTACTTCCCCGAGCTCGCCGCCGACGTGACGGCGTCCCCCGGCGCCGCCCTCGCGCCCGCCTCCACCGCGCAGGCCCGTGCGCTCACCGCCCAGGTCACCGGGAGCGGCTCGCTCACGCTGACGACGCGCGGGCTGACCTTCCAGGTCGAGCAGACGCCTGGCCCCGGAGACGCCCCGGCGCTGCGCCATGAGCGCGCGGTGGCCTTCGCCGGAGAGCGTCACTTCTGGTTCCCGGTGGGAGCGTCCACGGAAGTCGGCCAGGGGTGGCGGACCTCGCGCCTCGAGGAGGCCTGGGTGGTGGACGGCGTTGAGGGCCTCCACCGCGCGCAGTACCACGTCGCGCTCCCGCCCTCGGTGCGCCGCCTCCATGACGCCGGGGAGTACGTGGAGTTCCTCGACGCGCAGGGGCGCCCCGTCCTCCGCTTCCATCCCTCCGAGGTTCGCGACGCGCGCGGCCAGTCGCGCCGTGGCGGCGTGCGGCTGTCGGGCGTGCGTGAGACGCCGCGCGCCAACGTGTTCGAGGCCGAGGGCGCCCGGGTGGGCCTCGTCACCGAGGTCTCCCTCGAGGGGCTCACCGCGCCGCTGGTGGTGGACCCGGGCTGGTCGTCGACGGCCGGCATGGCGACCCCGAGGGCCCAGCACGCCTCGCTGCTCCTCCCCGACGGCGACCTCCTGGTGGCGGGCGGCGTCAACCGGACCGGGTTCGTGACCACCGCCGAGCGCTTCGACCCGGAGACCGGCACCTGGGCCTCCGCCGCGAGCCCCGGCATCCAGGGCAACATCACGGTGGGCGTCCTGCTTCCCACCGGCCGGGCCTTCATCCTGACGGACGGCAGCCAGACGGCACGCGTCTACGACGCCGCGACGAACACCTGGTCCCCCACGCTGGCGATGTCCGCGTCCCGCACCCTGCCCACCGCCACGCTCCTGCCCTCGGGGCAGGTGCTCGTCGCGGGAGGCTCCAACCTGAACACCGCGGAGCTCTACGACGCCGCGACGAACACCTTCACCGCCACCGGCGCCATGTCCGTCGTCCACCGGGCCCACACCGCCACGCTGCTGAGGGACGGCCGGGTGCTGGTGGCCAGCGGCTTCAACGGCGCGGGCGAGGTGCCCGACGCGGAGCTCTACGACCCCGCTGCCGGGACCTGGTCGCTGGCGGCGCCGCCCCTGGTCCCCCGGCACTATGCGACCGCGACGCTGCTGCCCGACGGCCGCGTCCTCCTCGCCGGAGGCTTCACGAGCACGGGGGTTACCACCCACGCGGAGCTCTATGACCCGGCGGCCAACACCTGGACCGCCACCGGCGCCCTCCTCCATCCGCGAAACGGCCACTCGGCCACGCTGCTGCCGGACGGCAGGGTCCTGGTCCAGGGCGGCTCGGATGGGGCGCGCAACGCGCAGCCCGTGTCGGAGCTGTATGACCCGGCGACGGGAACCTGGGCCGCCGCCGGCTCCCTGGCGGTGGCGCGCGAGAATGCGGGCGCCACCCTGCTGACGACCGGACAGGTGCTGGTCAACGGCGGCTACGCCTCGAACCCGACCCTGACCTTCTTCGCGAACGTGGAGCTCTACGAGGCCTCCAGCGACCGGGTGTCTCCGGCCGGCAACCTCGCGTCGGGCCGGGGCTCGGCCGCCGTGCTGCTGCCGTCGGGCCAGGTGCTGGTCGCGGGGGGCCGGGGTGCGGGGGGCGTGCTCGGGACGGCGGAGCGCTACACGCGCGCGAGCAACACCTGGGCTCCCGCCGCCGCCCTGGCCACCGCGCGCGAGCGCGCCACGCTGAGCCTGTTGCCGTCCGGCCGGGTGCTCGCCGTCGGCGGTGGGAATGGCGTGGGACCGCTGGCCTCGGCGGAGCAGTACGACGCGGTGGCCGATGCCTGGACGTCCGCGGGCACGATGACGACCGCACGCGACGGCCACACCGCGACGGTGCTCGGCTCGGGCCGGGTGCTCGTGGTGGGTGGCGCGGGCACGGGGGCGGCGGAGCTGTATGACCCGGCCGCCAATGCCTGGAGCTCGGCCGCGTCGGCCGCCACGCCCCGCTCGCGTCACGCGGCCGTGCTGCTGCCCGACGGAAGGGTCCTGGTGGCGGGGGGTGAGAATGGGGGCGCGCTGCTGGCGTCGGCGGAGCTGTATGACCCGGCGACCAACACCTGGGCCCCCGCGGCAGGCCTCGCGCAGGGACGGGCCTCGCTCACCCTGACGCTGCTGCCTTCGGGCCGGGTGCTGGCGGCGGCGGGCACCTCGCTCGCGGCGGAGCTGACGTCGGCGGAGGTGTATGACCCGGTCTCCAACACCTGGGCCCCGGCGGGAGCGCTGGCCGGCCCGCGCGCCCTGCACTCCGCCGCGTTGCTGCCCTCGGGCCGGGTGCTCGTCGCGGGAGGCCAGGGGCCGGGGGGGACGGCGCTCGCCACCGCGGAGCTGTACGACAGCGCGACGAACACCTGGAGGCCCGCATCGGGCCTCGCGGCCGGGCGGCAGGGCTTCGCCACCGTCGTGCTGCCCTCGAACGAGGTGCTCGCGGTGGGTGGGCAGGGCGCCGGGGGCGCGTGGCTGGCGAGCGCCGAGCTGTACGAGGACACCGCGGCGCAGCCTGCCCGGCGTCCGGTGGTGACGGGCCTCGACACGGTGCTGCGCGCCTGCTCCGCTCGCCTCACCGGCACGCTGTTCTGGGGCGTCTCCGGAGCCAGCTCAGGTGACTACAAGGACTCCGCGACGAACTTCCCGCTGGTACGGCTGCAGGCGGCCGAGGGGCGCCGGCTCTGGACGCTGCCGGGCACCGAGATGTCCGCCACCAGCGTGACGGTGACCATTCCCGCCAGCGCGACGCCGGGTGCCTACGTGCTCTCCGTCTTCGCCAATGCGATAGGCAGCGGGCGGATGGTGACTGTGGTGGAGAACACCGCGCCAGTGGCGCGGGACCTGACGGTCTCCACGCCGGAAGGCGTGCCCGTGAACCTGTCGCTGGTGGCGACGGATGCAGATGCGGGACAGCCGCTGAGCTTCGTCATCGTCACCCCTCCGGCCCATGGGACGCTGAGCGGTACGCCGCCCTCCGTCACGTACACGCCCAATCCCGGCTACCTGGGGCCGGACAGCTTCACCTTCCGGGCACGCGACTGCGGCCTGGACAGCAACGTCGCCACCGTGACGCTTGGCGTGAGCGGCGACGAGACGCCTCCGGACCTCACGTGTCCGGAGGACGTGCGGGTGAGCTCGAACACGCCGGATGGCGCCATCGTGACGTATGAGCTGCCGGAGCCGACGGACCCGGTGTCTCCCCCCACTGTCACCGCGTCGCCCGAGTCCGGCTCCCGCTTCCCGTATGGGGTGACCCGCGTCACCGTCACCGCGACGGATGCGTCCGGCAACGCCGCGCAGTGCACGTTCGACGTCACCGTCCAGGCGCAGGTGGTGAAGATTGCCGGCGGCAGCTGTCAGGCCGCCGGAGGCGGCGCGAACGCGGCGCTGGTCGTGCTGTCGCTCCTCGCCATGTGGGCGGGGCATCGGCGCCGCCGGGAGCGAGGCGCCCCGTGA
- a CDS encoding calcium-binding protein: MKLTSFFAAMLVLCVTVSSQALAQPTCLGAVATIVGGAGDDVLVGGAGNDVIVGLGGNDEIYGGGGNDIICGNGGDDFLDGEDGNDIYAGGAGSDTYADQGTGSDTVYYVNDPGGVVVYLDNGIQSFDGAGSMEFFDNIENVYGSAFDDTLFGTIGPNRIEGLDGVDTLFGGDGVDLLSGGLGNDLIGGGVGNDILNGNDGDDILAGGAGADTLTGGAGNDSADGGAGVDTCTAETVTSC; the protein is encoded by the coding sequence ATGAAGCTCACGAGTTTCTTCGCCGCGATGCTGGTCCTCTGCGTCACCGTCTCGAGCCAGGCGCTGGCCCAGCCCACCTGCCTCGGCGCGGTTGCGACCATCGTCGGTGGCGCGGGTGACGACGTGCTCGTAGGAGGGGCCGGCAACGACGTCATCGTCGGGCTGGGAGGCAACGATGAAATCTACGGAGGCGGGGGGAATGACATCATCTGTGGGAACGGCGGCGATGACTTCCTTGACGGTGAGGACGGGAACGACATCTACGCGGGCGGGGCCGGGTCCGACACGTATGCGGATCAAGGTACGGGGAGCGACACCGTCTACTACGTGAACGACCCGGGCGGCGTGGTGGTGTACCTCGACAACGGCATCCAGAGCTTCGACGGCGCCGGGTCCATGGAGTTCTTCGACAACATCGAGAATGTCTACGGGTCCGCGTTCGACGACACCCTGTTCGGGACTATCGGCCCGAACCGCATCGAGGGACTCGATGGAGTCGACACCCTCTTCGGCGGTGACGGCGTGGACCTGCTGAGCGGGGGCCTCGGCAACGACCTCATTGGAGGCGGTGTGGGCAACGACATCCTCAACGGCAACGACGGAGACGACATCCTGGCCGGCGGCGCCGGGGCGGACACCCTCACCGGCGGCGCGGGCAACGACTCCGCGGACGGCGGCGCCGGCGTCGACACGTGCACGGCCGAGACAGTCACCAGCTGCTAG
- a CDS encoding CocE/NonD family hydrolase produces MVDQGRFPGTPVSAPPRFKGVVTRSLPLTLRDGVQLALDVNLPRNLPDGERLPAVLVMSRYWRSFDLRLSPPDRVPMGPREPLGDALVARGYAVVVVDVRGSGASSGTWAHPWSDVEVADLGEVARWVADQPWCNGHLGAVGISYEGTTAELLAAAAPECVRAVIPQQIEFDVYTDVVMPGGLLNAEFMRRWDATNRMLDAGRVPSAWGLGARLMVRGVRPVDGDADRSRVRAALEAHRDNVDVWAAVRAMTFRDDAFGAQPVTTDDFSQFRRKEAIEASGAAVYGWGSWFDGRTADAVIHRFLNFANPQVGVIGAWSHNMKTHASPFARPRSRPNPSMAGQWEECGAFFDRTLEPGAPVTQKLLHYFTVGEEAWKSTPVWPPEGFSTERWYFAADHGLVREAPAGEGADSYEVDFTATTGTHNRWHTPDGMTPVVYADRAREDRRLLTYTSAPLDVDVELTGHAILTLHVASSVEDGAFFVYLEEVDPRGRVTYLTEGQLRALHRRLSGSAPPYLTPVPYHSFRREDAWPLVPGEVATLTFGLLPSSVLIRRGHRLRVALAGADADSFARIPAEGRSSWRVMRGAAHPSCIDLPVKRRG; encoded by the coding sequence ATGGTCGACCAGGGCCGCTTCCCCGGCACTCCCGTGTCAGCTCCGCCGCGCTTCAAGGGCGTGGTCACCCGCTCGCTGCCGCTGACGCTGCGTGACGGTGTCCAGCTCGCGCTCGACGTCAACCTTCCCAGGAACCTGCCGGACGGCGAGCGGCTCCCCGCGGTGCTGGTCATGAGCCGCTACTGGCGGAGCTTCGACCTGCGCCTGTCTCCCCCGGACCGGGTGCCCATGGGGCCGCGCGAGCCCCTCGGTGACGCGCTGGTCGCTCGGGGGTACGCGGTGGTGGTCGTCGACGTGCGCGGCTCCGGCGCCTCGTCCGGCACCTGGGCCCATCCCTGGTCGGACGTGGAAGTCGCGGACCTGGGTGAGGTGGCCCGCTGGGTGGCGGACCAGCCCTGGTGCAACGGCCACCTGGGCGCGGTGGGTATCTCCTACGAGGGGACCACCGCGGAGCTGCTCGCGGCGGCGGCGCCGGAGTGCGTCCGGGCGGTGATTCCCCAGCAGATCGAGTTCGACGTGTACACGGACGTGGTCATGCCGGGAGGCCTCCTCAACGCGGAGTTCATGCGGCGGTGGGATGCCACCAACCGCATGCTGGACGCCGGCCGCGTCCCGTCCGCCTGGGGCCTGGGGGCGAGGCTGATGGTGCGCGGGGTCCGCCCCGTGGACGGAGACGCGGACCGCTCGCGGGTCCGCGCGGCCCTGGAGGCGCACCGTGACAACGTCGACGTCTGGGCCGCGGTGCGGGCCATGACCTTTCGCGATGACGCGTTCGGCGCGCAGCCCGTCACCACCGACGACTTCAGCCAGTTCCGCCGCAAGGAGGCCATCGAGGCCTCGGGAGCGGCGGTGTACGGGTGGGGGAGCTGGTTCGACGGCCGCACCGCCGACGCGGTCATCCACCGGTTCCTCAACTTCGCCAACCCCCAGGTGGGCGTCATCGGGGCGTGGAGTCACAACATGAAGACCCATGCCAGTCCCTTCGCCCGGCCCAGGAGCCGCCCGAATCCCTCCATGGCCGGTCAGTGGGAGGAGTGTGGCGCCTTCTTCGACCGGACGCTCGAGCCCGGCGCGCCCGTCACGCAGAAGCTGCTGCACTACTTCACGGTGGGCGAGGAGGCCTGGAAGTCGACACCCGTGTGGCCCCCCGAGGGCTTCTCCACGGAGCGCTGGTACTTCGCGGCGGACCACGGCCTCGTTCGCGAGGCGCCGGCAGGGGAGGGCGCCGACAGCTACGAGGTCGACTTCACCGCGACGACGGGAACCCACAACCGCTGGCACACGCCCGATGGGATGACGCCGGTGGTCTACGCGGACCGCGCCCGCGAGGACCGGCGGCTGCTCACGTACACGAGCGCCCCGCTGGACGTGGACGTGGAGCTCACCGGACACGCCATCCTCACCCTGCACGTGGCCTCCTCCGTCGAGGACGGCGCCTTCTTCGTCTACCTGGAGGAGGTGGACCCGCGGGGCAGGGTGACCTACCTGACGGAGGGGCAGCTCCGGGCGCTGCACCGGAGGCTGTCCGGCTCGGCGCCGCCCTACCTCACGCCCGTCCCGTATCACTCGTTCCGCCGCGAGGACGCCTGGCCGCTCGTGCCGGGCGAGGTGGCGACGCTGACCTTCGGGTTGCTGCCCAGCTCGGTCCTCATCCGCCGGGGGCACCGCCTGCGGGTCGCGCTCGCGGGCGCCGATGCCGACAGCTTCGCGCGCATCCCCGCCGAGGGCCGTTCCTCCTGGCGGGTCATGCGCGGCGCCGCGCATCCGTCCTGCATCGACCTGCCCGTGAAGCGGCGGGGCTGA
- a CDS encoding NAD(P)-dependent oxidoreductase, whose translation MAPGRSVKIAVVGCGLMGSALARAFAVAGHDVAVWNRTPGKARAVGGGTVDFENLVEAVSGRELVVLSLSTYTACFEVLAAKGVASALAGTTLVQLTSGSPADARSGLEWARAHGVDYLDAAILAFPGFVATDYATVFYAGSRAVFDRHLETLQALAKNSVYVDEKIGSAATLDCAILEAYYGSSLAFLHAAAMCKAEGLDPKAFFAQKSSFLGLISVTADAAQGMIGTNDFSGDQCSLNTHVAAIEHIVRLSKDARISARFPTELLDNYKRAISVGLGDKELPAVFQTLTRE comes from the coding sequence ATGGCCCCCGGCAGGTCTGTGAAAATCGCGGTGGTGGGTTGTGGCCTCATGGGAAGCGCACTGGCGCGAGCCTTCGCCGTGGCGGGACACGACGTCGCGGTCTGGAACAGGACTCCGGGCAAGGCACGGGCCGTGGGAGGTGGCACGGTCGATTTCGAGAACCTGGTCGAAGCCGTGTCGGGACGAGAGCTGGTCGTCCTCTCCCTGTCTACCTACACCGCCTGCTTCGAGGTGCTCGCCGCGAAGGGCGTCGCCTCGGCGCTGGCCGGGACGACGCTCGTACAGCTCACCAGCGGCTCACCGGCGGATGCCCGCTCGGGACTGGAGTGGGCGCGGGCGCACGGCGTGGACTACCTGGACGCCGCCATCCTCGCCTTCCCGGGGTTCGTCGCCACCGACTACGCGACAGTCTTCTACGCCGGGTCGCGCGCGGTCTTCGACCGGCACCTGGAGACCCTCCAGGCCCTTGCCAAGAACTCCGTCTACGTCGACGAGAAGATCGGCTCCGCCGCGACGCTCGACTGCGCGATTCTCGAGGCCTACTACGGAAGCTCCCTGGCCTTCCTCCACGCAGCGGCCATGTGCAAGGCGGAAGGGCTGGACCCGAAGGCCTTCTTCGCCCAGAAGAGCTCCTTCCTCGGGTTGATCTCCGTCACCGCGGACGCCGCGCAGGGCATGATTGGAACCAACGATTTTTCTGGCGACCAGTGCAGCCTCAATACCCACGTCGCGGCCATCGAGCACATCGTCCGGCTGAGCAAGGACGCCCGTATCAGCGCGCGCTTCCCGACGGAGCTGCTCGACAACTACAAGCGAGCAATCAGCGTGGGCCTCGGTGACAAGGAGCTGCCGGCGGTGTTCCAGACGCTGACGCGGGAGTAG